Proteins found in one Fusarium oxysporum Fo47 chromosome V, complete sequence genomic segment:
- a CDS encoding camp-regulated phospho protein/endosulfine conserved region-domain-containing protein, translating into MNPHQKNKVDVKSLTPEEQRLFRLYGKLPSRSDHFAKHLKDRKYFDSGDYAMSKAGKGDGVDAGAVGSQHPVPENIPHLSSPVNGSGANVPKHAHHGSVPGIQAGSPIKESSFLKSETSADETEGNDADKSKDADAAIPEPVAAGGEGIPIRR; encoded by the exons ATGAACCCTCAtcagaagaacaaggtcGACGTCAAG TCACTCACTCCTGAGGAGCAGCGTCTTTTCCGCCTCTACGGCAAGCTGCCCTCTCGATCCGACCACTTCGCCAAGCATCTCAAGGACCGCAAATACTTCGACTCAGGCGACTATGCCATGTCCAAGGCCGGCAAGGGCGACGGCGTTGATGCTGGTGCCGTCGGCTCTCAGCACCCAGTCCCCGAGAACATACCCCACCTCTCGTCCCCGGTGAACGGCTCCGGAGCCAACGTACCCAAGCACGCCCATCACGGCTCCGTGCCCGGCATCCAGGCTGGCAGCCCTATCAAGGAGAGCAGCTTCCTCAAGAGCGAGACAAGCGCTGACGAGACCGAGGGTAATGATGCCGACAAGTCCAAGGATGCAGATGCTGCTATACCTGAGCCTGTTGCCGCTGGCGGCGAGGGCATTCCAATCCGACGATAG